In Pseudoxanthomonas indica, the following are encoded in one genomic region:
- a CDS encoding MBL fold metallo-hydrolase, with the protein MDTSGIHLIDTAFQRDHFDAAYLLVEQGRGAFVDCGTQFAVPRLLQAAQANGLAAEDIDWLLVTHAHLDHAGGAGALLQALPNARLVAHPRAAQHLIDPTKLIAGATAVYGEAEMARSYGHILPVPEHRVVVAEDGHTLELAGRRLQCIDTPGHARHHFCVWDEQSRSWFTGDTFGLSYRELDGPQGPFILPTSSPVQFEPEALKTSIARLLAYRPTAMYLTHYGRVTDVDRLAAELFEQIDAMCALARQCDERADRHRCLVAALTALYLERARAQRCPLDDEAIIGVLAMDIELNAQGLACWLDRDRR; encoded by the coding sequence ATGGACACTTCTGGCATCCACCTCATCGACACCGCGTTTCAGCGCGATCATTTCGATGCCGCGTACCTGCTGGTCGAACAGGGTCGCGGCGCGTTTGTCGACTGCGGCACGCAGTTTGCGGTACCGCGGCTGTTGCAGGCGGCGCAGGCAAACGGACTGGCAGCGGAAGACATCGACTGGCTGCTGGTCACGCACGCGCATCTTGACCATGCCGGTGGCGCCGGCGCGTTGTTGCAGGCCTTGCCCAACGCCCGGCTGGTGGCGCATCCGCGCGCCGCGCAACACCTGATTGATCCCACCAAGCTGATTGCCGGCGCCACTGCCGTGTATGGCGAAGCCGAGATGGCGCGCAGCTACGGACACATCCTGCCGGTGCCCGAACACCGCGTGGTCGTGGCCGAAGACGGCCACACCCTGGAACTGGCCGGACGCCGCCTGCAATGCATCGACACGCCCGGGCATGCGCGCCACCACTTTTGTGTGTGGGACGAACAGAGCCGCAGCTGGTTCACCGGCGACACCTTCGGCCTGTCGTATCGCGAACTGGACGGGCCGCAAGGACCGTTCATCCTGCCGACCAGTTCACCGGTGCAGTTCGAACCCGAAGCGCTGAAGACCTCGATCGCACGTTTGCTGGCGTATCGCCCCACCGCCATGTACCTGACCCACTATGGCCGGGTCACCGACGTGGATCGGCTGGCTGCCGAACTGTTCGAGCAGATCGATGCGATGTGCGCGCTGGCGCGCCAATGCGACGAGCGCGCGGATCGCCATCGTTGCCTGGTGGCCGCGTTGACCGCGCTGTATCTGGAACGTGCGCGTGCACAGCGTTGCCCGCTGGACGATGAGGCAATCATCGGCGTGCTGGCGATGGACATCGAGCTCAATGCGCAGGGTCTGGCCTGCTGGCTGGATCGCGACCGCCGCTAG
- a CDS encoding tryptophan--tRNA ligase has translation MTTPAVANRVLTGITTSGTPHLGNYVGAIRPAVAASRAAGTESFYFLADFHALIKVQEPARVQRSTLEIAATWLACGLEPDKVWFYRQSDIPEIPELTWFLTCVAGKGILNRAHAYKASVDKNRADGEDDDAGITAGLFMYPVLMAADILIFNANRVPVGRDQIQHIEMARDFGQRFNHLFGKDYFTLPEAAIEENVATLPGLDGRKMSKSYDNTIPLFAPRNELKKLIASIVTDSSAPGEAKDAGSSHVFQLYQAFASNEETAAMRQAFAEGIGWGDAKQKLFERIDAEVAPLREKYEALIARPADIEAILRDGAQRLRATYATPFLAELRDAVGLRPLDRQDTATSTAVAKSAALPVFKQYRDNDARFYFKFTAADGRLLIQSNGFDAPKDAGRLIAVLKQAERADQLETTEIVLQVAVDEVLSALRDLREAEA, from the coding sequence ATGACCACCCCTGCTGTCGCCAATCGTGTCCTCACCGGCATCACCACCTCCGGCACGCCGCACCTGGGCAATTACGTGGGCGCCATCCGCCCCGCTGTTGCCGCCAGCCGTGCCGCCGGCACCGAGAGCTTCTATTTCCTGGCCGACTTCCATGCCCTGATCAAGGTGCAGGAACCGGCGCGCGTGCAGCGCTCCACCCTGGAAATCGCCGCCACCTGGCTGGCCTGCGGACTGGAGCCGGACAAGGTCTGGTTCTATCGCCAGAGCGATATCCCGGAGATCCCGGAGCTGACCTGGTTCCTGACCTGCGTGGCGGGCAAGGGCATCCTCAACCGTGCGCACGCCTACAAGGCGTCGGTGGACAAGAACCGCGCCGACGGCGAAGACGACGATGCCGGCATCACCGCCGGCTTGTTCATGTACCCGGTGCTGATGGCCGCGGATATCCTGATCTTCAACGCCAACCGGGTGCCGGTGGGTCGCGATCAGATCCAGCACATCGAGATGGCGCGCGACTTCGGCCAGCGTTTCAACCACCTGTTCGGCAAGGACTACTTCACCCTGCCGGAAGCGGCGATCGAAGAGAACGTGGCGACCTTGCCCGGCTTGGATGGCCGCAAGATGAGCAAGAGCTATGACAACACCATCCCGCTGTTCGCCCCGCGCAACGAGCTGAAGAAGTTGATTGCCTCGATCGTCACCGATTCGAGCGCGCCCGGCGAGGCCAAGGACGCGGGCAGCTCGCACGTGTTCCAGCTGTACCAGGCCTTCGCCAGCAACGAGGAAACCGCCGCCATGCGCCAGGCCTTTGCCGAGGGCATTGGCTGGGGCGATGCCAAGCAGAAACTGTTCGAACGCATCGACGCCGAAGTGGCGCCGCTGCGCGAGAAGTACGAAGCCCTGATCGCCAGGCCCGCCGACATCGAAGCGATCCTGCGCGACGGTGCGCAACGCCTGCGCGCCACCTATGCCACGCCCTTCCTGGCCGAATTGCGCGACGCCGTGGGCCTGCGTCCGCTGGATCGCCAGGACACCGCCACCTCCACGGCGGTCGCCAAGTCGGCGGCGCTGCCGGTGTTCAAGCAGTACCGCGACAACGACGCGCGCTTCTACTTCAAGTTCACGGCCGCCGATGGACGCCTGCTGATCCAGAGCAATGGATTCGACGCGCCCAAGGATGCCGGCCGCTTGATCGCCGTACTCAAGCAGGCCGAGCGTGCGGACCAGTTGGAAACCACCGAGATCGTGCTGCAGGTCGCAGTGGACGAGGTGTTGTCGGCGTTGCGCGATCTGCGCGAAGCGGAGGCCTGA
- a CDS encoding CsbD family protein — MNQDIIAGNWKQLKGKIQAKWGDLTDDDFQVVEGNAEYLEGRLQERYGWDKDRARTEVKDFERSLRSN, encoded by the coding sequence ATGAATCAGGACATCATTGCCGGCAACTGGAAACAGCTGAAGGGAAAAATCCAGGCCAAGTGGGGCGACCTGACCGACGACGATTTCCAGGTGGTCGAAGGCAATGCCGAGTATCTGGAAGGCCGGCTGCAGGAACGCTACGGCTGGGACAAGGATCGCGCCCGTACCGAAGTGAAGGATTTCGAGCGCAGCCTGCGTTCCAACTGA
- a CDS encoding entericidin A/B family lipoprotein codes for MKRYAVLMLLALFSLATLSGCNTVKGVGKDVQKVGEKVEESSGK; via the coding sequence ATGAAGCGTTATGCCGTCCTGATGTTGCTCGCCCTGTTCTCGCTGGCCACCCTGTCCGGTTGCAACACCGTCAAGGGCGTCGGCAAGGATGTGCAGAAAGTGGGCGAGAAGGTCGAAGAGTCTTCCGGCAAGTAA
- a CDS encoding entericidin A/B family lipoprotein — protein MKRWMVLLMLAMFSTAALSGCNTVSGAGKDVQKAGEKVSDKAEDCKDGKC, from the coding sequence ATGAAACGTTGGATGGTTCTGCTGATGCTGGCCATGTTCTCGACCGCCGCCCTGTCGGGTTGCAACACCGTGTCGGGCGCGGGCAAGGATGTACAGAAGGCCGGTGAGAAGGTGTCGGACAAGGCCGAGGATTGCAAGGACGGCAAGTGCTGA
- the rocF gene encoding arginase, with protein sequence MPRTFPPVSLIGVPTDIGAGHRGARMGPDALRIAGLGEALLARGVDVVDTGNVQGPANPWIEPVHGYRHLDEVVAWNRALMDATAAELAKGRLPIMLGGDHCLAIGSITAIARHCRQQGKRLRVLWLDAHSDFNTSAVTPSGNIHGMPVACLCGIGPDELTRLGGEAPAITPAEVRQIGIRSVDPEEKKLIKDHAVDVYDMRYIDEVGMKRTMETALEGLDADTHLHVSFDVDFLDPSIAPGVGTTVPGGPNYREAQLVMEMIADTGRMGSLDIVELNPVLDRRNRTAKLTVDLVESLFGKSTLMRD encoded by the coding sequence ATGCCGCGTACTTTCCCTCCCGTTTCCCTGATTGGCGTGCCGACCGATATCGGCGCCGGACATCGCGGCGCGCGGATGGGGCCGGATGCCTTGCGCATCGCGGGACTGGGCGAGGCGCTGTTGGCGCGCGGGGTGGATGTGGTCGATACCGGCAACGTGCAGGGGCCCGCCAATCCGTGGATTGAGCCGGTGCACGGTTATCGCCATCTGGATGAGGTGGTGGCGTGGAACCGGGCGCTGATGGATGCCACGGCGGCCGAGCTGGCCAAGGGCCGGTTGCCGATCATGCTGGGTGGTGATCATTGCCTGGCGATTGGCTCGATCACCGCGATCGCGCGCCATTGCCGCCAGCAGGGCAAGCGGCTGCGGGTGTTGTGGCTGGACGCGCATTCGGATTTCAACACCAGTGCGGTCACCCCGTCGGGCAATATCCATGGCATGCCGGTGGCCTGCCTGTGCGGCATCGGCCCGGATGAGTTGACCCGGCTGGGCGGTGAAGCGCCCGCAATCACGCCGGCGGAGGTGCGCCAGATCGGCATCCGTTCGGTGGATCCGGAAGAAAAGAAACTGATCAAGGATCACGCCGTCGATGTGTACGACATGCGCTACATCGACGAAGTCGGGATGAAGCGGACCATGGAAACCGCATTGGAGGGACTGGATGCCGATACCCATCTGCATGTCAGTTTCGACGTGGATTTCCTCGATCCCAGCATCGCGCCCGGTGTGGGTACCACCGTTCCCGGCGGTCCCAACTATCGCGAGGCGCAGTTGGTGATGGAGATGATCGCCGACACCGGCCGCATGGGTTCGCTCGATATCGTGGAGTTGAACCCGGTGCTGGATCGTCGCAACCGCACCGCCAAGCTCACCGTGGACCTGGTGGAAAGCCTGTTCGGCAAATCCACCCTGATGCGCGACTGA
- a CDS encoding SPOR domain-containing protein, with translation MMMRALIVLLVILNVGVAAWWLSRAEPVAETPRATPMGVATLELVTSAPKASRPAAPAPATIATLPANAACFRAGPYTDRGSAERSASPLGARVLRARARELPGAGASGYRVLLLPSASREQALALAQRVGAAGFNDYLVVNEGEEANSVALGRYRSREAALRRQDEMIAAGFDAQVRASGRGVVSQWWLELATPAGSSGEEVRPALGSAEIAALDCAGLR, from the coding sequence ATGATGATGCGCGCCCTGATTGTCCTGCTGGTGATCCTCAACGTCGGGGTGGCGGCGTGGTGGTTGAGCCGCGCCGAACCCGTCGCCGAAACGCCGCGGGCGACACCGATGGGCGTGGCCACGCTCGAACTGGTGACAAGCGCGCCCAAGGCATCCAGGCCGGCAGCGCCTGCACCTGCCACCATCGCCACGTTGCCTGCCAACGCCGCCTGCTTCCGCGCTGGCCCGTATACGGATCGGGGCAGCGCCGAACGCAGCGCCAGTCCGCTCGGCGCGCGAGTATTGCGCGCACGCGCGCGCGAATTGCCGGGTGCGGGCGCCAGCGGCTATCGCGTCCTGCTGCTGCCCAGCGCCAGCCGCGAGCAGGCGCTGGCTCTCGCACAGCGCGTGGGCGCCGCTGGTTTCAACGACTATCTGGTCGTGAATGAAGGCGAGGAAGCCAACAGCGTGGCGCTGGGCCGCTATCGCAGCCGCGAAGCGGCCTTGCGTCGTCAGGATGAAATGATCGCCGCCGGCTTCGATGCGCAGGTGCGCGCCAGCGGCCGCGGTGTGGTATCGCAGTGGTGGCTGGAACTGGCTACGCCGGCCGGCAGCTCGGGGGAAGAGGTGCGCCCAGCGCTCGGCAGTGCGGAAATTGCGGCGCTGGACTGCGCCGGGCTGCGGTAG
- a CDS encoding type III pantothenate kinase — MSQWVFDLGNTRLKCARLDDAGELGDVTALGHDAAGFAQALRAHLPEQADSACLASVASPELTAAVVQVLSERFRRISRVRTQPMLAGVRIAYAQPAKLGVDRFLALLAAHARGPGPWLLAGIGTALTIDLIDADGLHRGGRIAPSPRLMRQALHQAAAQLPFLGGDYHEFARDTEDALASGCDGAALALLERSLRLAGRELGQAPRLLLHGGGVDALLAELPDAEHAPALVLEGVAVWARLGRDLGAADRMDRIPG; from the coding sequence ATGAGCCAGTGGGTATTCGATCTCGGCAACACCCGTCTCAAGTGTGCGCGCCTGGACGACGCCGGTGAACTGGGCGACGTGACTGCGCTGGGGCACGACGCGGCCGGCTTTGCCCAGGCCTTGCGCGCACATCTGCCGGAGCAGGCCGACTCGGCGTGCCTGGCCAGTGTCGCGTCACCGGAACTGACCGCCGCCGTCGTGCAGGTGCTCAGCGAACGCTTCCGCCGCATCTCGCGCGTGCGCACGCAGCCGATGCTGGCGGGCGTGCGCATTGCCTATGCACAACCGGCCAAGTTGGGCGTGGATCGCTTCCTCGCCCTGTTGGCGGCGCATGCTCGCGGCCCGGGGCCGTGGCTGCTGGCGGGCATCGGCACCGCCCTGACCATCGATCTGATCGACGCGGACGGCCTGCATCGTGGTGGCCGCATTGCGCCTTCGCCACGGCTGATGCGCCAGGCGCTGCACCAGGCGGCGGCGCAACTGCCGTTCCTCGGTGGCGACTACCACGAGTTTGCGCGCGACACCGAAGATGCGCTGGCCTCCGGCTGCGACGGCGCCGCGCTGGCCTTGCTGGAACGCAGCCTGCGCCTGGCCGGACGCGAACTCGGCCAGGCGCCGCGCTTGCTGCTGCATGGCGGCGGCGTCGACGCCTTGCTGGCGGAATTGCCGGACGCCGAACACGCGCCGGCGCTGGTGCTCGAGGGCGTGGCAGTGTGGGCGCGACTGGGGCGGGATCTTGGCGCGGCCGACCGGATGGATAGAATCCCCGGATGA
- the birA gene encoding bifunctional biotin--[acetyl-CoA-carboxylase] ligase/biotin operon repressor BirA gives MSGDERELLRRLAGGPVSGDVLARDAGLTRAAVWKRIQALRDAGLRIDARAGQGYALGQPLDLLDATSIQTQISRQASTLLVALQVAWSIDSTNAELLRQPADAAGAKVLLAEQQTGGRGRRGRSWASPLASNLYLSVSRQFSGGLARLGGLSLVTGVAVAEALHALGFAAVGLKWPNDLLVGDRKLSGILIEGGGEHGGPVRAVIGIGLNVRMPQAQGERIDQPWIDLQALMPTAPSRNVLAAAVLSRLLPALEAFDADGLAPFLARYAALDLLAGQPVSVNDARGVRHGEAAGLGEDGALRVRFDNELQSVYAGDVSVRKS, from the coding sequence ATGAGCGGTGATGAGCGCGAACTGCTGCGCCGCCTGGCAGGCGGGCCGGTGTCCGGCGATGTGCTGGCGCGTGACGCCGGACTGACCCGCGCGGCGGTGTGGAAGCGCATCCAGGCCCTGCGCGACGCCGGCCTGCGCATCGATGCCCGCGCCGGGCAGGGCTACGCACTGGGCCAACCGCTGGACTTGCTGGACGCGACCAGCATCCAGACGCAGATATCCCGCCAGGCATCGACCTTGTTGGTCGCCTTGCAGGTGGCCTGGTCGATTGATTCGACCAACGCCGAACTGCTGCGCCAGCCCGCCGATGCGGCGGGCGCGAAGGTGTTGCTGGCCGAACAGCAGACCGGCGGGCGCGGCCGGCGCGGGCGCAGCTGGGCCTCGCCGCTTGCCAGCAATCTGTACCTGTCGGTGTCGCGACAATTCTCCGGTGGCCTGGCCCGGCTGGGCGGCTTGAGCCTGGTGACCGGCGTGGCGGTGGCCGAGGCGCTGCATGCGCTGGGCTTTGCGGCCGTGGGCCTGAAGTGGCCGAATGATTTGCTGGTGGGCGATCGCAAGCTGAGCGGCATCCTCATCGAAGGCGGCGGCGAGCACGGTGGCCCGGTGCGCGCGGTCATCGGCATTGGCCTCAACGTGCGCATGCCGCAGGCGCAGGGCGAACGGATCGACCAACCCTGGATTGACCTGCAGGCCCTGATGCCGACGGCGCCCAGCCGCAATGTGCTGGCGGCCGCCGTGCTGTCGCGGCTGTTGCCGGCGCTGGAAGCCTTTGACGCCGACGGATTGGCGCCGTTCCTGGCGCGCTACGCCGCGTTGGATCTGCTGGCCGGCCAGCCAGTCAGCGTGAACGACGCGCGCGGCGTCCGCCATGGCGAGGCGGCCGGGCTGGGCGAAGATGGCGCGCTGCGCGTGCGCTTCGACAACGAACTGCAATCGGTGTATGCCGGCGATGTCAGCGTGAGGAAATCATGA
- a CDS encoding zinc-dependent peptidase — translation MRRLRAPVIEDALWQHLCSHTPWFAGLDDLRRWHLRRLSERFLQEKTITPVAGLSLEQQDVAHLAALCCLPLIDLGATAWRGWSQVIVYPDAFRVQRSHVDAAGVMHEWEDELAGESWEAGPLILSWADVQADLAEPDAGFCVVAHEMAHKIDALDGELDGTPPLPARWLRMWARDFQQEYEQLCKAVDAGQDTSIDSYAAEAPEEFFAVVSEYHFSAPKRLRQAMPEVAAHLRRFYGPPPEF, via the coding sequence TTGCGACGGCTGCGTGCGCCCGTCATTGAAGACGCACTCTGGCAGCATCTCTGCTCACATACTCCCTGGTTCGCCGGCCTGGACGATCTGCGTCGCTGGCATCTGCGCCGGTTGAGCGAGCGCTTCCTGCAGGAAAAAACCATCACCCCGGTCGCCGGCCTGTCGCTGGAGCAGCAGGACGTCGCGCACCTGGCCGCGCTGTGCTGCCTGCCGCTGATTGATCTGGGCGCCACCGCCTGGCGTGGCTGGTCGCAGGTGATCGTCTATCCCGATGCCTTTCGCGTGCAGCGTTCGCACGTGGATGCCGCCGGGGTCATGCACGAATGGGAAGACGAACTGGCCGGCGAGTCGTGGGAGGCCGGTCCGCTGATTCTGTCGTGGGCGGACGTGCAGGCCGATCTGGCCGAACCGGATGCGGGCTTTTGCGTGGTCGCACACGAGATGGCGCACAAGATTGATGCGCTCGATGGCGAGCTGGATGGCACGCCGCCATTGCCCGCCCGCTGGTTGCGGATGTGGGCGCGCGACTTCCAGCAGGAGTATGAGCAGTTGTGCAAGGCGGTGGACGCCGGCCAGGACACGAGCATCGACAGCTACGCCGCCGAAGCGCCCGAGGAGTTCTTCGCGGTGGTCAGCGAATACCACTTCTCCGCGCCCAAACGCCTGCGCCAGGCCATGCCGGAAGTCGCCGCGCACCTGCGCCGCTTCTATGGGCCACCGCCGGAATTCTGA
- a CDS encoding sensor histidine kinase: MASAADAGKPAGPTRRKPFEGWRPRSLRARQLLAASLGLVAFLALAGYALDRAFVATAEDNLRQRLKAYALKYTDEIDFTRGGALIPPFDTPDPRFDMPDSGLYAEVILPNGRWGSNSTLGPALPNSPMLGPLEETFDGPVPFRRADGGESQVYRYGVGFIWAERGPEAEFPYSIYILEDAQSLNAQMRVFRGALWVYLGSAGLILLLLQMAVLRWSLHPLRRVVSELTRVQRGEIVRMSERHPRELEPLTDSINAFIESERENLERQRNTLADLAHSLKTPIAVLRTQLDAGSDGGALRDELDVQLKRMNGLVSYQLARAASSGHKLFSAPVVIEPHAEEIVRGLEKVYAGKRVLCEFEIDPRARFYGEPGDLQELMGNLLENAFKWARSRVLLTVNSLPAPANRRAGLYLSVEDDGPGITDENIPVVLQRGVRGDERVHGHGIGLSIVQDIVRDYRGELQVKRSEELGGAHFSVTLPQTL, translated from the coding sequence ATGGCGTCCGCGGCGGACGCCGGGAAACCGGCTGGACCGACGCGACGCAAGCCCTTTGAAGGCTGGCGCCCGCGCTCGCTGCGCGCGCGCCAGCTGCTCGCTGCGAGTCTGGGCCTGGTCGCGTTCCTGGCGCTGGCCGGCTACGCGCTGGATCGCGCCTTCGTGGCAACCGCGGAAGACAACCTGCGCCAGCGTCTGAAGGCGTATGCGCTCAAGTACACCGACGAGATCGACTTCACCCGCGGCGGCGCGCTGATTCCGCCGTTCGACACGCCGGATCCGCGCTTCGACATGCCCGACAGCGGCCTGTACGCCGAAGTGATCCTGCCCAACGGGCGCTGGGGTTCCAACTCCACGCTCGGCCCGGCCTTGCCCAACTCGCCGATGCTCGGGCCGCTGGAGGAAACCTTCGACGGGCCGGTGCCGTTCCGCCGCGCCGATGGCGGAGAAAGCCAGGTGTACCGCTACGGTGTGGGTTTCATCTGGGCCGAGCGCGGGCCGGAGGCGGAATTTCCCTACAGCATCTACATCCTGGAAGACGCGCAATCGCTCAACGCGCAGATGCGCGTGTTCCGTGGTGCGCTCTGGGTGTACCTGGGCAGCGCCGGCCTGATCCTGCTGTTGCTGCAGATGGCGGTGTTGCGCTGGAGCCTGCATCCGCTGCGCCGCGTGGTCAGCGAACTGACCCGCGTGCAGCGCGGCGAAATCGTGCGCATGAGCGAACGCCATCCGCGTGAGCTGGAGCCGCTGACCGACAGCATCAACGCCTTCATCGAAAGTGAGCGCGAAAACCTGGAGCGCCAGCGCAACACGCTCGCCGATCTGGCGCACAGCCTGAAAACGCCGATTGCCGTGCTGCGCACGCAGCTGGACGCGGGCAGCGACGGTGGCGCCCTGCGCGACGAACTGGACGTGCAGCTCAAGCGCATGAACGGCCTGGTGAGCTATCAGCTGGCGCGTGCGGCCTCCAGTGGCCACAAATTGTTCTCGGCGCCGGTGGTGATCGAGCCGCATGCCGAAGAAATCGTGCGCGGGCTGGAAAAGGTCTACGCCGGCAAGCGCGTGCTGTGCGAGTTTGAAATCGATCCGCGCGCGCGCTTCTACGGCGAGCCGGGTGACCTGCAGGAACTGATGGGCAACCTGCTGGAAAACGCCTTCAAATGGGCGCGCTCGCGGGTGCTGCTGACGGTCAATTCCCTGCCGGCACCGGCCAACCGGCGTGCCGGCTTGTACCTGTCAGTGGAAGACGACGGCCCGGGCATCACCGATGAAAACATCCCGGTGGTGCTGCAGCGTGGCGTGCGCGGCGACGAACGCGTGCACGGCCACGGCATCGGCCTGTCGATCGTGCAGGACATCGTGCGCGACTACCGCGGCGAGTTGCAGGTCAAGCGTTCCGAAGAGCTGGGCGGGGCGCACTTCAGCGTCACCCTGCCGCAAACCCTGTAA
- a CDS encoding response regulator transcription factor: MRILLVEDEAPLRETLAARLKREGFAVDAAQDGEEGLYMGREVPFDVGIIDLGLPKMSGMELIKALRDEGKKFPILILTARSSWQDKVEGLKQGADDYLVKPFHVEELLARVNALLRRAAGWSKPTLECGPVALDLAAQTVSVNGSNVDLTSYEYKVLEYLMMHAGELVSKADLTEHIYQQDFDRDSNVLEVFIGRLRKKLDPESELKPIETVRGRGYRFAIPRTNES, translated from the coding sequence ATGCGTATCTTGCTGGTCGAAGACGAAGCCCCCCTGCGCGAAACCCTGGCCGCTCGCCTCAAGCGCGAAGGATTCGCCGTCGATGCCGCGCAGGATGGCGAAGAAGGTCTCTACATGGGCCGCGAAGTGCCGTTCGACGTGGGCATCATTGATCTGGGCCTGCCGAAGATGTCGGGCATGGAACTGATCAAGGCCCTGCGCGATGAAGGCAAGAAATTCCCCATCCTGATCCTGACCGCGCGTTCGAGCTGGCAGGACAAGGTGGAAGGCCTGAAGCAGGGCGCCGACGACTATCTGGTCAAACCGTTCCATGTCGAAGAATTGCTGGCCCGCGTCAACGCGCTGCTGCGTCGTGCCGCCGGCTGGAGCAAGCCGACCCTGGAATGCGGCCCCGTGGCATTGGACCTGGCGGCGCAGACGGTCAGCGTCAATGGCAGCAATGTCGATCTGACCAGCTACGAGTACAAGGTGCTCGAGTACCTGATGATGCATGCTGGCGAACTGGTCTCCAAGGCCGATCTGACCGAGCACATCTACCAGCAGGATTTCGATCGCGATTCCAACGTGCTCGAAGTGTTCATTGGCCGCCTGCGCAAGAAGCTGGATCCGGAAAGTGAACTGAAGCCGATTGAGACCGTCCGCGGTCGCGGTTACCGCTTCGCCATTCCGCGCACCAACGAGAGCTGA
- a CDS encoding arginine deiminase-related protein, protein MLTRDADAFLGFARHCAADFGPATARAAFLVSPEGFQRAEQSARDNRYMAAAERFDADAALAEHRQLHSALAQDVPVIAFAGNPATPDAVFPNNVFATTPGQLIVGRMRHPVRQREAERPDIRRYFTDVMGYAERDLSGQPHPCELTGSLVIDRARGLGFCGLSERCDEAGAALMHEAFGLRATLMFPLAPGEYHTNVLLAVLAGRAALICPAGFADPRIPGVIAELYGDLAVSLNVNEQAAFAGNAIALSERRVWMSEAASTALTAGHRRQLQEGAGFAVGCVPLAALEHGGGSLRCCVAEIF, encoded by the coding sequence ATGCTGACCCGCGATGCGGACGCGTTCCTCGGCTTCGCCCGCCACTGTGCGGCGGACTTCGGCCCGGCCACTGCGCGCGCGGCCTTTCTGGTCAGTCCCGAAGGATTCCAACGCGCCGAGCAGTCGGCCCGGGACAATCGCTACATGGCCGCGGCCGAGCGATTCGATGCGGACGCGGCCCTGGCCGAGCATCGTCAACTGCACTCAGCGCTGGCCCAGGATGTCCCGGTGATCGCCTTTGCCGGCAACCCCGCCACGCCCGATGCGGTGTTCCCCAACAATGTCTTCGCGACCACGCCCGGGCAGCTGATCGTGGGGCGCATGCGTCATCCGGTGCGCCAGCGCGAAGCGGAGCGGCCCGACATCCGGCGTTACTTCACTGACGTCATGGGCTATGCCGAACGTGATCTTTCCGGCCAGCCGCATCCCTGCGAATTGACCGGCTCGCTGGTCATCGACCGGGCACGGGGCCTGGGCTTCTGCGGCCTGTCCGAGCGCTGCGACGAGGCCGGCGCGGCGTTGATGCATGAGGCCTTCGGGCTGCGCGCGACGCTGATGTTCCCGCTCGCGCCGGGCGAGTACCACACCAATGTCCTGCTGGCCGTCCTGGCCGGCCGGGCGGCGCTGATCTGCCCGGCGGGCTTCGCCGATCCGCGCATCCCGGGGGTGATCGCCGAGCTCTACGGGGACCTTGCCGTGAGCTTGAACGTGAATGAGCAAGCTGCGTTTGCCGGCAATGCCATCGCGCTTTCAGAGCGGCGGGTCTGGATGAGCGAAGCGGCCTCGACCGCCCTCACGGCGGGGCATCGCCGGCAACTCCAGGAGGGGGCGGGCTTTGCCGTGGGGTGCGTGCCTTTGGCCGCCCTCGAGCATGGCGGGGGCTCGCTAAGGTGTTGTGTGGCCGAGATTTTCTGA